One window of Hymenobacter sp. BRD128 genomic DNA carries:
- the trmD gene encoding tRNA (guanosine(37)-N1)-methyltransferase TrmD: MRFDILTCQPDLLDSPFAHSIVKRAQDKGLAEICVHNLRDYAINKHGQLDDYVFGGGAGMVLRVEPIASWIDELQTQRKYEAIIYLTPDGETLRQPLANRLSLLGNVLIICGHYKGVDQRIRDQYVTHEISLGDFVLSGGELAAAVLVDAVVRLLPGVLGNEESALSDSFQDDLLAPPVYTRPAEWRGLAVPEILLSGNTPKIEEWRHEQALARTQARRPDLLQ; the protein is encoded by the coding sequence ATTCGGTTCGACATTCTCACCTGCCAGCCGGACTTGCTCGACAGCCCGTTTGCCCACTCCATCGTGAAGCGGGCACAGGACAAGGGCCTAGCCGAAATCTGCGTGCACAACCTGCGCGATTACGCCATCAATAAGCACGGCCAGCTCGACGACTACGTGTTTGGCGGCGGGGCCGGCATGGTGCTGCGCGTGGAGCCTATTGCCAGCTGGATTGATGAATTGCAGACTCAGCGGAAGTACGAGGCCATTATCTACCTCACGCCCGATGGCGAAACGCTGCGCCAGCCGCTGGCCAACCGGCTCTCGCTGCTGGGCAACGTGCTTATCATTTGCGGCCACTACAAGGGCGTAGACCAACGCATTCGTGACCAGTATGTTACGCACGAAATCAGCCTCGGCGACTTCGTGCTGAGCGGGGGCGAACTGGCCGCCGCCGTGCTGGTCGACGCCGTGGTGCGACTGCTGCCCGGCGTGCTGGGCAATGAGGAATCGGCGCTGTCCGACTCTTTCCAGGATGACCTGCTGGCGCCGCCCGTGTACACCCGCCCGGCCGAGTGGCGGGGGCTAGCCGTACCCGAGATTCTGCTTTCAGGCAATACGCCCAAGATTGAGGAATGGCGGCACGAGCAGGCGCTGGCCCGCACCCAGGCCCGCCGTCCCGACTTGTTGCAGTAG
- the rimM gene encoding ribosome maturation factor RimM (Essential for efficient processing of 16S rRNA) yields the protein MTLDECFELGFIVKPHALKGMMVTQLDVDDAATYDRLKTVYLALPTAPTKLTAYSVERVNPQDGLRVLLKLRGIDRIEEAEPLRGAKLWLPLSELPALEEHQFYFHDVIGFQVVDEKEGELGVVENFYELPQQDVLAMRYKGQEVLLPVVDELVSHADMEAKKLFVNMPEGLLDIYMNPGAHKNPNAD from the coding sequence ATGACTCTCGACGAATGCTTTGAGCTAGGTTTTATTGTGAAGCCCCACGCCCTCAAAGGCATGATGGTGACCCAGTTGGACGTAGATGACGCGGCTACCTACGACCGGCTCAAAACCGTGTACCTGGCCTTGCCCACCGCGCCTACCAAGCTCACCGCCTACAGCGTGGAGCGCGTCAACCCGCAGGACGGCCTGCGGGTGCTGCTCAAATTGCGCGGCATCGACCGCATCGAGGAAGCCGAGCCGCTACGCGGCGCCAAGCTCTGGCTGCCGCTGAGCGAGCTACCCGCGCTTGAAGAACACCAGTTTTATTTTCACGATGTCATTGGATTTCAAGTTGTTGATGAAAAAGAAGGCGAACTAGGCGTAGTGGAGAACTTCTACGAGCTGCCGCAGCAAGACGTGCTAGCCATGCGCTACAAAGGCCAAGAAGTGCTGCTGCCGGTGGTAGATGAGCTAGTGAGCCACGCCGACATGGAGGCCAAGAAGCTGTTTGTCAATATGCCCGAGGGCTTGCTCGACATCTATATGAACCCCGGCGCCCATAAAAATCCGAACGCCGACTAG
- a CDS encoding 30S ribosomal protein S16 translates to MAVKIRLARRGRKKAATYDIVVADARAPRDGRFIEKLGTYNPNTNPATINYDGDRAFYWVMNGAQPTETVRAMLAYRGVLLRRHLQLGVTKGALTQEVADQRYQQWLSEKDAKIEAKKSGLVDTKAESRAAALAAETKVKEARATALAAKQAAALAAATPAPAAAEGEATEGSTETAETSAEAAA, encoded by the coding sequence ATGGCAGTTAAAATCCGCCTCGCCCGCCGTGGCCGCAAAAAGGCCGCGACTTACGACATCGTAGTAGCCGACGCCCGCGCTCCCCGCGATGGCCGCTTCATCGAGAAGCTCGGTACCTACAACCCCAACACCAACCCCGCCACCATCAACTACGACGGTGACCGCGCCTTTTACTGGGTGATGAATGGCGCACAGCCCACCGAAACGGTGCGCGCGATGCTGGCCTACCGCGGCGTACTGCTGCGTCGTCACCTGCAACTCGGCGTTACGAAGGGCGCCCTGACCCAGGAAGTAGCCGACCAGCGCTACCAGCAGTGGCTGAGCGAGAAAGACGCTAAAATCGAAGCCAAGAAGTCTGGCCTCGTAGATACCAAAGCGGAGAGCCGCGCTGCTGCTCTGGCTGCCGAAACCAAGGTGAAAGAAGCCCGCGCTACGGCCCTGGCCGCCAAGCAGGCTGCTGCCCTGGCCGCTGCTACCCCGGCTCCGGCTGCTGCCGAAGGCGAAGCTACCGAAGGCTCGACGGAAACCGCCGAAACTTCGGCCGAGGCTGCCGCTTAG
- a CDS encoding flavin monoamine oxidase family protein, with the protein MTKSAALGAGAYPAILALNLLPAAPVHAFDLRAGSGQGKHVIVLGGGLAGLTAAYELRKLGYRCTILEARQRSGGRCWSVRDGVTTTETTNSQQTAVFDKGLYFNAGPSRIPHHHQLSMHYCKELGVPLEVYNNVNEGSYYFAEGKGPLSNKKVRAREIHNDMRGYMSELLAKVVSQNQIDTALSAEDSAKVLEYLRAEGGLDLDKLYKASSRRGYAEAPGAGNVAGKLSNPHRLTDIVSSGLLDPDFYNVAEYTYELQMTMFQAVGGMDRIAQALEKRVADCLKLGAEVTTIQNQPQGVTVTYTDAQGTHALAGDLCICTLPLPVLSNLTHNFSGDVSRAIDRVPYIQVGKIGLQFKRRFWEEDEQIYGGITHTNNELTQIFYPSYDYQSQKGILIGYYNFNEKAQRVGELTYAQREQLALQKGQLIHPQYPKEFEQSYSVSWHKQPHSLGGWALYSPEERQTLYQALLRPEGHVYFAGEHTTYLTAWMAGAFESARSVVAAVHSRLSNQRVSYPTVKS; encoded by the coding sequence TTGACCAAAAGTGCAGCGCTCGGAGCCGGGGCGTATCCAGCTATTCTGGCGCTGAACCTGTTACCCGCTGCGCCCGTGCACGCCTTCGACCTGCGGGCAGGCAGTGGCCAGGGCAAGCACGTTATCGTGCTGGGTGGTGGCCTAGCCGGCCTGACGGCCGCCTACGAGTTGCGCAAGCTGGGCTACCGCTGCACCATCCTGGAGGCTCGGCAGCGAAGCGGCGGCCGCTGCTGGAGCGTGCGCGACGGCGTCACTACTACCGAAACGACCAATTCGCAGCAAACGGCAGTCTTTGATAAAGGACTGTATTTCAACGCCGGGCCTTCACGCATTCCGCATCATCACCAGCTCAGCATGCACTATTGCAAGGAGCTAGGAGTGCCGCTGGAGGTGTATAACAACGTGAACGAGGGCAGCTACTACTTTGCCGAGGGCAAGGGACCGCTGTCGAATAAAAAGGTGCGGGCCCGCGAGATTCACAACGACATGCGGGGCTACATGAGCGAGCTGCTAGCCAAAGTAGTAAGCCAGAATCAGATAGATACTGCCCTTTCGGCCGAAGACAGTGCCAAAGTGCTGGAGTATCTGCGCGCCGAAGGTGGCCTCGACCTTGATAAGCTCTATAAAGCTTCGTCGCGGCGCGGCTATGCCGAAGCACCGGGCGCGGGCAACGTTGCCGGCAAGCTCAGCAACCCTCACCGGCTGACCGATATTGTGAGCTCGGGCCTGCTCGACCCCGACTTCTACAACGTGGCCGAGTACACTTATGAGCTGCAAATGACTATGTTTCAAGCCGTGGGCGGCATGGACCGCATTGCCCAGGCCCTGGAAAAGCGCGTGGCCGACTGCCTTAAGCTGGGGGCTGAAGTAACCACCATCCAGAACCAGCCGCAGGGCGTGACGGTGACTTATACCGATGCGCAGGGCACTCACGCGCTGGCCGGCGACTTGTGCATCTGCACCCTGCCGCTGCCGGTGCTGAGCAACCTGACTCATAATTTCTCCGGCGATGTGAGCCGGGCCATCGACCGGGTGCCCTACATCCAGGTTGGTAAGATTGGCTTGCAGTTCAAGCGGCGCTTTTGGGAGGAGGATGAGCAGATTTACGGTGGCATTACGCACACTAACAATGAGTTGACGCAGATATTCTATCCGTCGTACGACTACCAGAGCCAGAAGGGCATCCTCATTGGCTACTATAATTTCAACGAGAAGGCCCAGCGGGTGGGGGAGCTGACCTACGCCCAGCGCGAGCAGCTTGCGCTGCAAAAGGGTCAGCTCATTCACCCGCAGTACCCCAAAGAGTTTGAGCAGTCATACTCAGTGAGCTGGCACAAGCAGCCCCACAGCCTGGGCGGCTGGGCTTTGTACTCGCCCGAGGAGCGCCAGACTCTTTATCAGGCACTGCTCAGGCCCGAGGGCCACGTGTATTTCGCGGGCGAGCACACTACTTACCTCACCGCCTGGATGGCCGGCGCTTTCGAGTCGGCGCGCAGCGTGGTGGCGGCCGTGCACAGCCGCCTCAGCAACCAGCGCGTGAGCTACCCTACGGTTAAAAGCTAA
- a CDS encoding histidinol-phosphate transaminase, whose translation MQDLMNRRSWIKSGALLAGSAALLPTGLDALAATRPAERLSPLASQLTDEEALLAAPVQLRARLSANENPFGPSDKAKQAITDSLTSCYQYPLQARDLMQKIADFEGLTPEYIMLDAGSSPLLLAAAMHFGQQGAIITGDPSYADLPRKAEKFKAPIVAVPLTADYKLDLEAMEKKIDGRTALVYLCNPNNPTGTVLDMAKLKAFTARVSKKTPVFIDEAYIDYLPDPRGSSLMDAVKQGQNVMVARTFSKLYGFAGLRVGYLVAQPEMIKTLAQYAVGPMSISAPAIRAAVVSYQDQAYMQDALKKTLASKQFLYDVLKREGYEYIPSVTNFVMFPIKMDGKRFVEEMGKRGVSIRNWEFNGKQWCRVSIGRMDEMQAFAEAFTQVS comes from the coding sequence ATGCAAGACCTGATGAACCGCCGAAGCTGGATAAAGTCGGGCGCGCTGCTAGCCGGCAGCGCGGCCCTGTTGCCCACGGGTTTGGACGCGCTGGCGGCCACCCGCCCCGCCGAGCGCCTCTCGCCGCTGGCTAGCCAGCTCACCGATGAGGAAGCCTTACTGGCCGCTCCGGTGCAGCTGCGCGCCCGGCTCTCGGCCAATGAAAACCCGTTTGGACCATCGGACAAGGCCAAGCAGGCCATCACGGATTCGCTCACGAGCTGTTACCAGTACCCGCTGCAGGCGCGCGACCTCATGCAAAAAATCGCGGATTTTGAGGGCCTGACGCCCGAGTACATTATGCTCGACGCGGGGTCTAGCCCGCTACTGCTGGCGGCGGCCATGCACTTTGGGCAGCAGGGCGCCATCATCACCGGCGACCCGTCGTATGCCGACCTGCCGCGCAAGGCCGAGAAGTTTAAGGCGCCCATCGTGGCCGTGCCCCTTACGGCCGATTACAAGCTGGACTTGGAGGCGATGGAAAAGAAAATCGACGGCCGCACCGCGCTCGTGTACCTCTGCAATCCCAACAACCCCACCGGCACCGTGCTCGACATGGCCAAGCTGAAGGCTTTCACGGCGCGGGTTTCCAAGAAAACGCCCGTTTTTATCGACGAAGCCTATATTGACTACCTGCCCGACCCGCGCGGCTCGTCCTTGATGGATGCTGTGAAGCAGGGCCAGAACGTCATGGTAGCGCGCACCTTTTCCAAGCTCTACGGCTTTGCCGGCCTGCGCGTGGGCTACCTCGTGGCGCAGCCCGAAATGATTAAAACGCTGGCTCAGTACGCCGTAGGCCCGATGAGCATTTCGGCGCCGGCCATTCGGGCGGCGGTAGTGAGCTACCAGGACCAGGCCTACATGCAGGACGCGCTGAAGAAAACGCTGGCGTCCAAGCAGTTTCTCTACGACGTGCTCAAGCGCGAAGGGTACGAGTACATTCCGTCGGTTACCAACTTCGTGATGTTTCCCATCAAAATGGACGGCAAGCGCTTTGTGGAGGAAATGGGCAAGCGCGGCGTGAGCATCCGCAACTGGGAGTTTAATGGCAAGCAGTGGTGCCGCGTCAGCATCGGGCGAATGGATGAGATGCAGGCCTTCGCAGAGGCTTTCACGCAGGTGTCATAA